One window of Diabrotica undecimpunctata isolate CICGRU chromosome 8, icDiaUnde3, whole genome shotgun sequence genomic DNA carries:
- the ND-ASHI gene encoding NADH dehydrogenase [ubiquinone] 1 beta subcomplex subunit 8, mitochondrial translates to MSSLIKTLKPPNSWLKTNPILFAAVRNHWNKDYKPGPYPKTEEERRAAAEKYGLHPTEYEPYPDDGTGNGDYPKLPMQSVESRDPFYPWDNPELKRNFGETFHADYDLLREDRYDVSAKLRKPLSYQWAQFLGVMFGTFGIYYLLENVRMFHAAVPRQYPKDGKVHYTFEPAE, encoded by the exons ATGAGTagcttaataaaaacattaaaaccaCCTAATTCATGGTTAAAAACCAACCCAATCTTATTTGCAGCCGTCAGAAATC ACTGGAATAAGGATTATAAACCTGGTCCATACCCTAAAACCGAAGAAGAGAGAAGAGCTGCAGCCGAAAAATACGGTTTACATCCTACAGAATACGAACCGTATCCAGATGATGGTACAGGCAACGGCGATTATCCCAAATTGCCTATGCAATCTGTAGAGTCTAGAGATCCATTTTACCCATGGGATAATCCCGAATTGAAAAGGAATTTCGGCGAAACA TTCCATGCAGATTATGATTTACTGAGAGAAGACAGGTACGATGTTAGTGCCAAACTAAGAAAGCCATTGTCGTACCAGTGGGCTCAATTTTTAGGCGTCATGTTTGGCACATTTGGAATTTACTATCTTTTGGAAAATGTAAGAATGTTCCATGCTGCTGTACCCAGGCAGTATCCCAAAGATGGAAAGGTGCATTATACCTTCGAGCCAGCTGAGtag